One window of Pithys albifrons albifrons isolate INPA30051 chromosome 18, PitAlb_v1, whole genome shotgun sequence genomic DNA carries:
- the MANBAL gene encoding protein MANBAL produces the protein MAAELDFSPPEIPEPTFMENVLRYGLFFGAIFQLICVLAIILPVPKSHKTDSDSFEPKNSETVKKPKATAPQISKKPKKETKKKR, from the exons ATGGCTGCAGAGTTGGATTTCTCCCCTCCTGAAATCCCTGAGCCCACATTCATGGAGAACGTGCTACGCTACGGACTCTTCTTTGGAGCCATTTTCCAGCTGATCTGTGTGCTGGCCATAATCCTGCCAGTGCCAAAGTCCCATAAGACA GACTCGGACAGTTTTGAGCCTAAGAATTCAGAGACAGTGAAGAAACCAAAGGCAACTGCTCCACAGATAAGCAAGAAACCCAAGAAGGAAACCAAAAAGAAACGATAA